tcatcttttcctttttctcttttttcagaTCCAAATGCTACCaaaaatttcatcttttttcCAATACCCATTTCTCTATTTCTCCCATTATCCTAAATTTGTATTCCTTTTGAAACCTTAACCCTAAAAATCCCATCTTTTTTGCTTCCACTATAAAACCCTAATTTACAGATTCTCTACCTTTAAATCACCAAGTTTGAATCTTGATTGAAGTTTTCGACACGCAATTTCGTGAAATATTGGAATTTGTTCTTGAATTGTCTTTTTGAAGCGTTAATTTTGGAAAATGGCTACGAGGGGAAGCAGATCGGAGAAGGTGAAGAGAATTTTTCAGCAATTTGATTGTAACCATGATGGGGGTCTTAATCGAGAGGAAATGGCAGCTTTGGTGGTCGCTGTAAACCCTAGGGTTAAGTTTAGCGAAGAGCAAATTAACGCTATTCTCGACGAGGTTTTCCGTACGTACAGCGAGTTTATTGATGGTGAAAAGGGGCTTACTTACGATGGACTTTTGCGTACCTATGATGATGGTGCTGGTGATGTTGATCGTGATTTCGACGCGCTTGGGCTTGAGCTTAAGCCGGAGGACAATGCTGGAACTTCCATTGCTGCGGAGGAGGCTTCGTCGTCGTCGATTGCGGATGAGAGAGTGATGGAGCCGCATAAGAAACAGCGGACTGCAGCTTGGGCAGCTTCTCCGAATCACGGCATTGTGTTTGATGATACTTGGAAGCTTGTAGATGACCTTGAGATATTGATCAAGAGGCTTAAGTCCAAACAATCGAAagatgggaagctgaagaatgATAATTCTGATGTTTATTCGGAAGGTTGGTCGAGGGAATTAGGGCCTTCTACTGAGATTACGGATAAACGGGTTAATTGGGAGGAGACTGGACATGACTATGCTGTGTTTGTGAAGGAGTTGGGTGTGTTGAGGTCGAGGGCTGATGGGTCGAGGTCAAGGGAAGAAGCTTTTGATGGTCACATGGCAATTGGCAGGGTTTTGTATGATCAACATTTGTTTAAGGAAGCACTGGTGAGCTTTAAGAGAGCTTGTGAGTTGCAACCTGCTGATGTTAGGCCACATTTCAGGGCTGGCAATTGTTTGTATGTGCTCGGGAGACATCGTGAGTCGAAAGAGGAGTTCTTACTGGCATTGGAGGCTGCTGAAGCTGGTGGCAGTCAGTGGGCTTATTTGCTTCCTCAGATTCATGTGAACTTGGGAATTGCTCTTGAAGGCGAAGGTATGGTTATTAGTGCCTGTGAACATTATAGAGAGGCTGCTATTTTGTGTCCAACTCATTTTAGAGCTTTGAAACTTTTGGGTAGTGCACTTTTTGGTGTGGGTGAGTATAAGGCAGCTGTTAAGGCATTAGAAGAGGCTATTTATATGAAGAGTGATTATGCTGACGCACATTGTGATCTTGCTTCTGCATTGCACGCGATGGGTGATGATGATAATGCAATTAAGGAGTTTCAGAGAGCTATTGATTTGAAACCTGGTCATGTTGATTCCTTGTACAATTTAGGTGGACTTTACATGGATATGGGTAGATATCAGCGTGCTTCAGAAATGTACACTAGGGTACTTAGTGTTTGGCCGAATCACTGGAGAGCACAGTTAAATAAGGCCGTGGCTTTATTGGGGGCTGGGGAAACTGAGGAAGCTAAGAAAGCTTTGAAAGAAGCTCTGAAGATGACAAACAGAGTGGAATTGCATGATGCAGTAGCACATTTGAAACATCTTCAAAAAAAGAAGTTGAAGGGGAATGGTGGTGGCAATGGGGAGGAGGCCTTTATCATTGTTGAACCCTCAAAGTTTAAGTCCGTGTGTGAGAAAACCGCATTGAGAGCAGATTTATCCACTGCTCTTGATATTAGAAGTTTTCAGAGGATTACTCGTCTTAATCGTTGTGATGTTGATCAGATAAAGAAGGAAATAAATGAAACTGATGTACCAATGTCTTATTCTGGTGGTGTA
This region of Solanum dulcamara chromosome 9, daSolDulc1.2, whole genome shotgun sequence genomic DNA includes:
- the LOC129902661 gene encoding uncharacterized TPR repeat-containing protein At1g05150-like; translated protein: MATRGSRSEKVKRIFQQFDCNHDGGLNREEMAALVVAVNPRVKFSEEQINAILDEVFRTYSEFIDGEKGLTYDGLLRTYDDGAGDVDRDFDALGLELKPEDNAGTSIAAEEASSSSIADERVMEPHKKQRTAAWAASPNHGIVFDDTWKLVDDLEILIKRLKSKQSKDGKLKNDNSDVYSEGWSRELGPSTEITDKRVNWEETGHDYAVFVKELGVLRSRADGSRSREEAFDGHMAIGRVLYDQHLFKEALVSFKRACELQPADVRPHFRAGNCLYVLGRHRESKEEFLLALEAAEAGGSQWAYLLPQIHVNLGIALEGEGMVISACEHYREAAILCPTHFRALKLLGSALFGVGEYKAAVKALEEAIYMKSDYADAHCDLASALHAMGDDDNAIKEFQRAIDLKPGHVDSLYNLGGLYMDMGRYQRASEMYTRVLSVWPNHWRAQLNKAVALLGAGETEEAKKALKEALKMTNRVELHDAVAHLKHLQKKKLKGNGGGNGEEAFIIVEPSKFKSVCEKTALRADLSTALDIRSFQRITRLNRCDVDQIKKEINETDVPMSYSGGVPEKSIRKASLEEILHRLLKFLKPETFIGAVKAINQKVLSVLDESESGRLDLGMFFAVLAPVCGGSPDKRKRIAYEALLWRPVNEGSNQIRKTDAQRYIKLLRAIYIPSQGASEMLEIHGEMDTSLVSLAEFTAMFDDPDWGFGIMSTLLKLELGDRNRHGSHVCATCRYPIIGSRFKEIKSHFSLCSQCYSEGKVPPTSKQEEYRFKEYASEAEAVKDKCMWFGIHSKGSSSPAAS